DNA sequence from the Halodesulfovibrio sp. MK-HDV genome:
TATTCATACTATTCTCAAGCACAAAAGAAATCTGTTGCAGATTTGTTAATCAAAACTCTTGAGAATGCAGATTTTTCAGAGGAAAACTATTGCTCTGTCTTGCGGGAATATCAAGCTATTTTAGCGAGTTCTTATGCAAAAAAACTAGAAGAAGCGTTAAAAGAGTCTGCCGATTTGGCCGACGATTTTCGGCGTAATGTGTACACTCACAAAGGTGCTGTCGAAGGCTTGGAAGAACAGAGTGTTGAAGCGGTTCGCAGTGGAGCAGATCCCGAGGATATTGTTGCTCAACTGAGAAGCACTTTTCAGGAAGTTATCTCTGTTATGAAAGAGGATGCAGAGCGCCTTGATCATATATGCAAGACAGATGGTCTTACAGGGCTCTTTAATCGCCGTGCTTTTGATGAAAGCTTGAAAGGGGGCATTAGTGCATGGGAAAGCAATAATACGCCGCTTTGCCTGCTTTTGTTGGATATTGACAACTTGAAGAATTTTAATGACCGTTTTGGTCATCGTATCGGTGATCAGGCATTGCAGACTTTTTCGCAAATTATGCAGGAAGTCGCACATAGGCGTCATGATGATGAAGATATCTGCTGCTGTAGATTCGGCGGCGATGAGTTTGCTATTTTGTTGTTTGGTGACGCAGCGTCAGATGTTATCGAAATAGCACAATCTATTAGAGCACGCCTTGAAACCTATGACTTTGTTATTCGGGACAATCAAGGGCGTATCATTAAGCGTAACGTACAGATGACCGTTTCGTGCGGTTTTGCATATTCACGTGATTTTGAGTTGGAAAATTTAGCTGCCCTTATGTTGGATGCCGCAGATTCTGCTCTTTACGAAGCAAAAGATCTCGGGCGAAATCGAATTGTTGAGTACACAAAAAAAGACAATAGTTGCACATTTACCGTCATCAGCGGCGGTGAGGTTGCATAAAATATAATAAAAATGGTTCCGGTCATGTTGACACAACGACAGGAACCATATAGCAATTTTCTTAACGCGAATTTATTCTCAGGGCAG
Encoded proteins:
- a CDS encoding GGDEF domain-containing protein, whose protein sequence is MLHSDNPSERICRFEVGHKYCDLFERLGVPRDDRWRSLLSCLRSTQKYSYYSQAQKKSVADLLIKTLENADFSEENYCSVLREYQAILASSYAKKLEEALKESADLADDFRRNVYTHKGAVEGLEEQSVEAVRSGADPEDIVAQLRSTFQEVISVMKEDAERLDHICKTDGLTGLFNRRAFDESLKGGISAWESNNTPLCLLLLDIDNLKNFNDRFGHRIGDQALQTFSQIMQEVAHRRHDDEDICCCRFGGDEFAILLFGDAASDVIEIAQSIRARLETYDFVIRDNQGRIIKRNVQMTVSCGFAYSRDFELENLAALMLDAADSALYEAKDLGRNRIVEYTKKDNSCTFTVISGGEVA